From the genome of Pseudomonas putida:
TCACCGGCGCGCTATCACGCTTCGGTCGCGGCCTGGGGCGCTGGTTGCTGGGTGAGCGGCGCAGCGGCTGGCGGGTGCAGTTGGTGCCGTGGGCCGGCATGTTGCTGGGCGCCGCCCTTGGTGCCTGGTTGCAGCATCACCTGGGCCTGCAGGCACTGGCCGGCAGTTGCGCCCTCGCCTGCCTGCTGGCCCTGGTGTCGCGCTTCATTCCACGTAACTGGCAGCGCGGCTACATGCCGCGCTGAGCACGCGCCATCACTCGATGCGCGGGTGCTGCTGCACCAGCAGCTTGCGCTTGGCCTCCAGCTCGGCAATCTGCTCGTCGATGTCCTCGATCTTCTGCTCGATGTTGTCGTGGTGCTCCTGCAACAGCTCACGCGCTTCCTCGATGTCCGACGCTGCCGGCGCCGCGCCCCGTAGCGGTTTGTTGGCGGTCTCCTTCATGGTCAACCCGGTCACCAGGCCCACTGCGGCGATCACCATCAGGTAATAGGCCGGCATGTACAGATTGCCGGTGCTTTCCACCAGCCACGCGGTCAAGGTCGGGGTCAGGCCGGCAATCAGGATCGAGATGTTGAACGCACTGGCCAATGCGCTGTAGCGGATATGCGTGGGGAACATCGCCGGCAGTGTCGAGGCCATCACGCCAATGAAGAAGTTCAGCAGCACAGCAATGAGCAAGAGCCCGGCGAAGATCAGCCCCAGCACCCCGCTGTTGACCAGCATGAACGCCGGAATGGCCAGGGCGAACAGGCCGACGCTACCGATGATAATGAAGGGACGGCGCCCGAACTTGTCGCTGAGCAGGCCGATCAGCGGTTGCACGAACAACATGCCGACCATGATGGCGATGATGATCAACACACCGTGGTCTTCGCTGTAGTGCAGGTTGTGCGACAGGTAGCTGGGCATGTAGGTGAGCAGCATGTAGTAGGTGACGTTGGTGGCGATCACCACGCCGACGCAGGTCACAAGGCTGCGCCAGTGCTTGGTCGCCACCTCTTTGAACGACACCTTCGGCCCTGACGCCAGGCCTTCGCGATCGCCCTGCTCGAGCTTGTCGACATGCTGCTGGAACGCCGGTGTCTCTTCCAGCGCATGGCGCAGGTAGAGGCCGATGATGCCCAGCGGCAAGGCCAGGAAGAACGGCAGGCGCCAGCCCCACTCGAGGAACTTTTCTTCGCCGAGGATCGTGGAAATCAGCACCACGACCCCTGCGCCCAGCACGAAGCCTGCGATCGAGCCGAAGTCCAGCCAACTGCCGAGGAAGCCACGCTTGCGGTCGGGGGCGTACTCGGCGACGAAGATCGAGGCGCCGGTGTACTCGCCGCCCACCGAGAACCCCTGGGCCATCTTCGCCAGCAGCAACAGGATCGGCGCCCAGATGCCGATGCTCGCGTATGACGGTATGAGGCCGATGGCGAAGGTGCTCAGCGACATGATCACGATGGTCGCGGCCAGGACCTTCTGCCGGCCGAACTTGTCGCCCAAGGCGCCGAAGAACAACCCGCCCAGGGGCCGGATCAGGAACGGTACCGAGAAAGTCGCCAGGGCGGCGATCATCTGCACGCTGGGATCGGCATTGGGGAAGAACACCTTGCCCAGCGCGTAGGCAACGAAGCCATAGACACCGAAATCGAACCATTCCATGGCATTGCCCAGCGCTGCGGCGGTGATCGCTTTGCGCATCTTGGCATCGTCGACGATGGTGATGTCCTTGAGGCCGATGGGCTTGACGCTTTTCTTGCGAGATTTCATGCCTGTATCCCTTGTGCTTCACAGTTCCCCGGGCGCGATCATCTTGATGGCCCGGTGCTATGCATCAGATACGAGAGAGCGCTGAAAAATTCACTGCTGTCAGCATTTTGCCTAATGAGTCTTGACCGTTAATCCAGTTTCGTCCACGCCGGCCTCTCTTCTACAGGAACAGCGTCGACCGAGGGGCTTGCACGCACCTTCTCCTGCTCAACCGTCGGTGGACCGCGACAAGGCTTCCCAGGCATCGATTTCCTTGGCCAGCGTCGCCAGCTTTTCGCGGACCAGTGCCAGCGCATCGCTGCCCAACAGCAGGTGCGCCGCAGGCGTGTCGCTGTCGATCACCGCCAGCATCGCCCTCGCCGCCTTGACCGGGTCGCCGAGCTGCCTGCCGCTCTTTTCCTCGCGGGCTTGGCGGATCGGGTCGAACAACGCGTCATAGTCGGCAATCGACCGGGCCGTACGGCTCATCGAACGCCCCGCCCAATCGGTACGAAACGAGCCGGGCGCCACGGCGGTAACGTGAATGCCGAACGGCTTCACCTCCTTGCCCAACACCTCGGAAATACCTTCCAGGGCGAACTTGCTACCGCAGTAGTAGGCGATGCCTGGCAGGGTGATGAAGCCGCCCATCGAGGTAATGTTGAGGATATGACCGCGACGGCGCATACGCATGTAGGGCAACACAGCCTTGGTCATGGCGACCGCGCCGAACACATTGACGTCGAACTGTCGGCGCATTTCGCTCAGCGGCGACTCCTCCATGACGCCTTCATGGCCATAGCCTGCGTTATTGACCAACACATCGATCGACCCGACGGCGGCCTCGATGTCGGCCACCACTGCATCAATGGCAGCGAAATCGCTGACATCGAGGAGGCGGCCCACGGCATTGGTCGCGTCGAGCGCCTCGAAATCCAGCCTGGCCTGCTCGCTGCGCACCGTGCCGACGACACGATGGCCCGCAGCGAGCGCTTCCTGGGCCAGCGCCCGGCCGAAGCCACTGCTTACGCCGGTGATGAAAAGTGTTTTGCTCGATGACATGGGACTGGCTCCACTGAACGTTGACGTGGATGCACAATAACCAGGCGTGCTAGTTTCGCTCAGGCAGGATACTGTCGTTTTCTTGCCTATTCCTATGAGGCCATGGCCAATGCACGACACCACTGCCGCACTGCCACGGACCGAGCGACAGCGCTTGCTGGCCCTGTTGCGTGCCCAGGCACCTGCCGAGGGCTACAACCTGACCGCCCTGCCCGACGTGCGTATCCTGCGCTCGGACCGTGCCTTGGCCCGTACACCAGTCCTGTATGACCCAGGCATCGTGATCGTC
Proteins encoded in this window:
- the proP gene encoding glycine betaine/L-proline transporter ProP, giving the protein MKSRKKSVKPIGLKDITIVDDAKMRKAITAAALGNAMEWFDFGVYGFVAYALGKVFFPNADPSVQMIAALATFSVPFLIRPLGGLFFGALGDKFGRQKVLAATIVIMSLSTFAIGLIPSYASIGIWAPILLLLAKMAQGFSVGGEYTGASIFVAEYAPDRKRGFLGSWLDFGSIAGFVLGAGVVVLISTILGEEKFLEWGWRLPFFLALPLGIIGLYLRHALEETPAFQQHVDKLEQGDREGLASGPKVSFKEVATKHWRSLVTCVGVVIATNVTYYMLLTYMPSYLSHNLHYSEDHGVLIIIAIMVGMLFVQPLIGLLSDKFGRRPFIIIGSVGLFALAIPAFMLVNSGVLGLIFAGLLLIAVLLNFFIGVMASTLPAMFPTHIRYSALASAFNISILIAGLTPTLTAWLVESTGNLYMPAYYLMVIAAVGLVTGLTMKETANKPLRGAAPAASDIEEARELLQEHHDNIEQKIEDIDEQIAELEAKRKLLVQQHPRIE
- a CDS encoding oxidoreductase, producing MSSSKTLFITGVSSGFGRALAQEALAAGHRVVGTVRSEQARLDFEALDATNAVGRLLDVSDFAAIDAVVADIEAAVGSIDVLVNNAGYGHEGVMEESPLSEMRRQFDVNVFGAVAMTKAVLPYMRMRRRGHILNITSMGGFITLPGIAYYCGSKFALEGISEVLGKEVKPFGIHVTAVAPGSFRTDWAGRSMSRTARSIADYDALFDPIRQAREEKSGRQLGDPVKAARAMLAVIDSDTPAAHLLLGSDALALVREKLATLAKEIDAWEALSRSTDG